From the Chlorocebus sabaeus isolate Y175 unplaced genomic scaffold, mChlSab1.0.hap1 unalloc_scaffold_464, whole genome shotgun sequence genome, the window CTCTTGAGGACCATCCTGAGAAATTCTGACGCCTGCTGTTACACCATGAAATAAACGGGAGACCTCCtcgggaaaggggaagaaaaatggTGGCTGCTGTCCTCCGTGGCTGAGAAGTTGAACCAGCAGCTCCAACAAGCGACATGTAGAAAATGAcgtataggccgggcgtggtggctctcgcccGTCATCCCAGcaactttgtgaggccaaggcgggcagatcacttgaggtcaggagttcaagaccagcctgggcaacacggtgaaaccctgtctctactgaaaatacaaaacaattagccgggtgtgatggtacgagcgtgtagtcccagctactcgggaggctgaggcaggagaattcctggaacccgggaggtggaggttgcagtgagccgggatcgcaccactgcactccggcctgggcaacaagagcaaaactcttgggaatttgagaccacattgtgaaacatggagaaatcccgtctctaccaaaaatacaaaaattagccgggcatgggggtgtgcccctggagtcccagctactcgggaggctgaggtgagaggatcacttgagccccggggGTTGAGGCTGAGTGAGCTGtgactgcgtcactgcactccagcctgggtgacagagcaagaccctgtccctaaaaactaaagaaatactggcgaccgggcgcggtggctcacgcctgtcatcccagcactttgggaggctgaggcgggtggatcacctgaggtcaggagttcgagaccagcctggctaacatggtgaaaccccgtctctactaaaaatacaaaaattagctggacgtggtggcgggtgcctacaatcccagctactcgggaggctgaggcaggagaatcgtttgaacccgggaggcggaggttgcagtgaaccaagatggtgccactatgctccagcctgggcaacaagagcgaaactgtctcaaaaaaatatatatatacacacacacatatatacatatatatgtatatacacacaccatatatacacacacacatatacacacatatatgtatatacacacactatatatacacacacatatatatgtatatacacactatacacacacatacatatacatacacatatgtatatacacacacaccatatatacacacacatatatgtatatacacacatatgtacacacaccatatacatacacatatatgtatatacacactatacacacacacatacacatatatatacatatatatgtatatacacacgcacacacacatatacacacatacatatactagGCTTTGGTGTGAGAGCAGCCGAGGGGCTGCCTGGCTTGCACAGGGCAGGCTGGCCCCTAAGTGGGTGGTTGTCCTGTTCGTAATTAGTGAGCTGTGGGAGGTCAGTGTTTCCCTGGATCTGCAAGGGGTCCAGACGCCACAGCAAggagaatacagaaataaaaacacatatttcGGGCTGCcatggtggttcctgcctgtcatcccagcattttgggaggatgaagtgggaggatcacttgaggccaggagttccacaGCAACCGGGCCAACAGAGCGAGagcccatctctatttttttttttttttttgagataagtctcgctctgtgacccaggctgggtTGCGGTGGCAGGATGTccgctcaatgcaagctccgcctcccgggttccagcgattcgcctgcctcagcctcccgaggagctgggatgacaggcacctgccaacatgcccggctcatttttgtctttttagtagagtttgggtttcaccatgttggtgagactggtcttgaacttttgaacctgtgatccgcccgcctcggcctcccaaagtgctgggatcaggcgtgagccaccgcgcccgaccaccccatctctattttaaaaaaaaaaaggaagaaaaataaaacatattatcgGTCCTATGATCCCCAATATTTGGCCCCAACAAAGTCACGGTACTTGGAAGTAGGGGGTGAAACTTCAGCCGCCGCGTCCTGAACCCCCACATCAGCACCAAAGCAGCTTCTGGTTGAGAGCGATGACGTCCCCGACGAAGCTGTCCGCTCCGATGAAGTCGCCCGCGATGACGTTGGTGCAGCGTGAGCCCGGCCCCGGGCGCTGCTCTCGGACCCACGCGCTCAGCCGGGGAAGGTTGGGCAGCGTCATCTTCTCCAGGGACTCGGACGGGTGCGCGAGGACGTACTGCAGGTTCTCCGTGAGGTTGGTGCCGGCCACGAACAAGCCTCCTGCAACAGGGCGGTGGGGGACGGGTTTACACCGTCGGGTGCCTCGTCTGCCCGTTGATCCCTCCTAGTCACATGGCTGGAGGTTCAGATCTCAGGAATTTCAGTTGGAAAGCATCACATCCAACAAGGAAATCAGGGGAACTTCGGTGGTGGgtggtgccgggcgcggtggctcacgcctgtcatcctagtgctttaggaggccgaggcgggcggatcacctgaggtcaggagtttgagaccagcctgaccaacatggagaaaccttatctctactaaaaatacagaatcaggggcgtggtggcaggtgcctgttatcccagctactcgggaggctgaggcaggagaattgcttggacccgggaggcggaggttgcagtgagccgagatcgcaccactgcactccagcctgggcaacgagcgaaactccgtccccccagaaaaacaaacacaaacgtGGTGGGTGGTGAACAACCCCAAAGATGTTCACGTCCTAATCCCACGTGGGAGAcggaataatggccccaaagacgTCCACGTCCTAATCCCACGTGGGAGAcggaataatggccccaaagacgTCCACGTCCTAATCCCACGTGGGAGAcggaataatggccccaaagacgTCCACGTCCTAATCCCACGTGGGAGAcggaataatggccccaaagacgTCCACGTCCTAATCCCACGTGGGAGAcggaataatggccccaaagacgTCCACGTCCTAATCCCACGTGGGAGAcggaataatggccccaaagacgTCCACGTCCTAACCCCACGTGGGAGAcggaataatggccccaaagacgtccacatcctaatccccatgTGGGAGACGGAATAATGGCCCCAGAGATGTCCACGTTCCTATCCCATGTGATACACAGAGAAGAATGCTGTTGTCTGAGGCACTAAGTCTGTGCCGTCTGTTATGAGGCTTACAGAGAGGGCTGACATTGACCAGTGATTCTCTAAGTGGAGCCTCTGCAATAATTAGAAATGCGCATGTTCGGGCTCCACGGAGATCTGCTGAGCCACAATCTCTGGGGGCAGAGGGATGCGGACTGCAAGCTGTGTTTGCAGAAGCTGCCCCAGACGTCCGTTCCAGTGCCCATGTTGACCAGCTGGACTGACTCCACGGCCAGCGACAGCAGAGTCAACAGACATTTATGGCCAAGTTCCATGAGTGGTTTTTAACGGTtatttctaggctgggcacagtggctcacgcctgtcaccccagcgctttgggaggttgaggccagggGATCAtgtaaggttaggagttcaagaccagcctgaccaaccggctgaaaccctttctctagtaaaaatacaccaaaaaattagccaggcgtggtggtggcaggtgcctgtaattccagctcgggaggctgaggtaggagaatcgcttgaacccgggaggtggaggttaaaatgagccgagatcgcgccactgcactccagcctgggtgacagagcaagactctgtctcaaaaaaaaaaaaaaaaaaaaaggccaggagtggtggcttacgcccgtaatcccagcactctgggaggctgaggcaggcagatcaactgaggtagggagttcgagaccagcctgaccaacatggagaaaccccgtctctactcaaaatgtaaaaataaaaaaattagctgggcgtggtgggaagctgaagcaggagaatcgcttgaacccaggaggcggaggttgcagtgagccgagatcgcgccactccactccagcctgggcgacaagagcaagactccgtttaaaaaaaaaaaaagagacatccGTGAAGTCTCTAACCTGGTTCACGTGTGAGGGCGAGAGACCAAGTTGACAAAAGCTGCTCCTTTGCCCGGCCGGTGAGCTGGGTTTTACGCTGACCCCGTGGGGTGCAGCAGGACCGAGACGGCTGCACCTGCCACCATCCCCTCGGGGAGGACCTTCCTCCCTCCAACCCTCGGGCTCCTGCCAGTGCTGCCTGCACCTCACAGCCCCTCAGTGGCTCTCTTACAAAAATTGTGCTGAAATTCACATACTAgaaagttaccttttttttttttttccaagacagagtctcactctgtcacccgggctggagtgcagtggtgtgatctcggctcactgcaagctccacctcccaggtccacgccattctcctgcctcagcctcccgaggagctgggaatacaggcgcccaccacctcgcccggctcattcttttgtatttttactagagatggggttttaccagaccggttgcaaactcctgatctcaagtaaaccacctgcctcagcctcgcaaactgctgggatgacaggcgtgagccactgttcctggccaaaATTCACGATTTTAAATGGCACAACTCAGCTTGACcccagaagttttgttttgttttgtttttgagagagagtctcaccctgtcacccaggctggagtgcaatggcgtgatctcggctcactgcaacctccgcctcctgggttcaagcgattctcctgcctgagtctcctgagtagctgggattacaggcacctgccaccatgcccggctaatttttgtattttctgtttggttttgagatggagtctcgctttgttgctcaggctggagcgcagtggtgcaatcacggctcactataaactctgtctcccaggtccaagcatttctccagcctcagcctcccgagtagctgggaccacaggcgccgccacctcgcccggctagttttttgtatttttaggagagacggggtttcaccgtgttagccaggctgctctcggtctcctgacctcgtgatccacctgcctcggcctcccaaagtgctgcgatgacaggcgtgagccaccgcgcccggccagtcctGGGTGCTTTTTAAGTAAACATGAGGTTTtatcacattggtcaggctggtctcgaactcccgacctcaggtgatccgcctgtcaggcctctgagcccaagctaagccatcgtatcccctgtgacctgcacgtaccCATCccgatggcctgaagcaactgaagatccacaaaagaagtgaaaatcgCCTTAACGGATGACGTTCCACcactgtgatttgttcctgccccaccctaagtGACCTATGTTCTTTatcatctcccccacccttaagaattTTCTTCGTAATTCTCCCCACCtatgagaaagtactttgtgagatccactgCCTGTCCCAAGACCTCTAAGAACGAATGGCAATCCCAGCACCCTtcgctgactcctttttcggactcagcccgcctgcacccaggtgaaatcaACACCAGCCTGTGCGGTGATCTCTTCACGCCACACACGAAAcagcgcccgcctcggcctcccaaagtgccgggattacaggtgcaggcttAACCACGCCCAGCCCCTGGATTCCTTTTAAATGGTTTTCACGTCAAAGTGAAGGCAGATCCACGTGGACCCGGCCTCCAGCAGGGCGTCCAGGAGGCCGTGTGGAATCCACCCCCACGAGGCGCGCCCTGGTACCTGGGCGGCCGCAGCTCTTCATGGTCTCCAGGTAGCGGATGAGGGCCTCGGTCTTCACCGTGTTTCCCCACCAGTAGGGGATTCCTGGCCACAGCTCGCAGTGCCGGCCCAGGGAGCTCTCGTCCTCATAGGAGACGATGACCTGCTGGCCCCGGGACCACAGCTGCCGCAGCGTCGGCAGCTCCTGCAAGGGACCAGAGTTAAGGGGCGTGGGGGAGAGAGGAGAGCCGGGGACACGGGGGGCACCCGGGAGAGAGGAAGGCCGGGATGTGGGGACGCCGGAGAGGGAGGACGGCCCAACATGTGAGTATAAACCGAAAACGAAATTctggccggccgcggtggctcacgcctgtcatcccagcactctgggaggccgaggcgggtggatcagctgaagtcaggagtttgagaccagcctggtttatatggtggaactccgtctctactaaagatacaaaacctagccaggcctggtggcgggcgcctgtagtcccagcgactcaggaggctgaggcaggagaatcgttcgaacccgggaggtggaggctgcagtgagctgagatggcgcccctgcactccagcctgggagacagagcgagactcagtatcaaaaaaatgtttttttttattttaaaaatgttttaaaaggaacATTTGTAGCCAGGAACAGACGTGCACACAGGGGGCCCCGTGTACAGAGCGGGGCAGGCACGTGTCTCTGCCGTCCTGAGGCTGCTGTCTGGGCTCCCGTGTGCCGGCAGCCCTGGGGAAACCACGCAGACCCTGACCGGGGGTGGGGGCTCCATGGAGCCAGGaacatgctgtgtgtgtgtgtgtgtgtgtgtgtgtgtgtgtgtgtgtgtgtgtacttttttttttttttttgagacagtctcgctctgtcgtccaggccggaatgcaatggcgcgatctcggctcactgcacctccacctcccgagttcaagcaattctcccacctcagcctcctgagtagctgggatgacaggcgcccgccaccacgcccagctgatttttgtatttttagtagagacggggtttcaccatgttggccaggctggtctcgatctcctgaccacatgatccacccgtctcggcctcccaaagtgctgggatgacagacgtgagccaccgcgcccggctggcaCTGCACACATTTCTAAACCCGTCACGGGAAGCAGTTCTCACCAGGGCCCCCCCCGCACTGCGGGAGAGCAGGGAGCCCCGTTCAGCGGCTTCGCCTGCTATAGGAATCATCACAGCACCCACACCCGGGGCGTGGCAGACGGAGTCTGAGGGTCACGATCCCCCTACCCGGGACAGACGTGGGGACATCCTTCCCCCTCCTCACCCCACGAGGACACAGCATGTCCCCGAAAATATTCTTGATGCAGGCGACCAGGTACTCGTGCAGGTCCTCGCTCAGCCCCTCGAAGTTCCTGCAGGCCAGGATGACCACCTCACGCGGGTGCCGCTCCAGCCACTCCGAGATTTCCGTGAGCGTGTCCTGGGGAGGGCGGGAGGCCGGACTGAGTCCTGCATGACTCCAACAACCCggggaaggccgggcgcagtggctgacacgtgtcatcccggcactttgggaggcggaggcgggcggaccacctgaggtcaggagatcgagatcatcctggccaacacggtgaaaccccatctctactaaaaatagaaaaattagctgggcacaggggcacacgcctgtaatcccagctactcgggaggccgaggcaggagaatcggttgaacccgggaggcggaggtggcagtgagccaagatcgcggccactgcactccagcctggacgacagagtgagactccgtctcaaaaaaaaaaaaaaaaagcaacaaagaaatcCCCGTCATGGACTCCCAGGGGTCAGTGTCTCCTGTCTGGGTCTGCAGGTGACGTCCCCATCCCATTAAAGGCCGAGCATCTCCTGTCCAGATCTGCATGTGGCCATTTCATCCCCACGGGAGCTTGGCCACCTCCGGCTCTCCCATTTCGTCCCCACGGGAGCTTGGCCACCTCTGACTCTCCCCGTTGCGTCCCCCTCAGCCCGGCCGCACCTCCACCAGGGCCGTCGTGTACACCATGTGGACAAAGTGCAGGTTCTTCTCCGAGCCCTCCAACATGTGAGCGATCCGCAGGTCCAGGTACCGCACCCCGGCATCCAGCTGCTCCGTGACGTCCAGCACCTGTGGACAGAGGCTGCCGTCAGGTCGGCCTGGCTGAGCGCCGCATCTGGGGGCTCAGGAACGGGCTGCGGGGATTGTGCACCCACACGTCCTGCTGTCCAGGGGGACGTGGACATTGAAACAACAGCTGTTTGTTGGTGCTGGGAGCTCTGCAGCCACGGGGACCTGCATTGGGAAAACCTGATCTCCGGGGACCTGGCCTCTTTCAGCAGAGCCTGCAAGACTCTGTCCTGGGGAAGGGCACCTACCCCCGCCCTGACATGGGTCTCACCCACGTCCCTGCAGGTCCCCAGTCACCCTCTTTCCGGCTGTCACCGGAAGGGGTTACAGTTGGGGCAGAAAGAAggagacaggccgggcgcggtggctcacgcctgtaatcccagcaccttgggaggccgagacgggcggatcacgagttcaggagatggacaccattctggacaacacggtgaaaccccatctctactaaaaatacaaaaaaattagctgggcgtggcggcggcgcctgtagtcccagctactggggaggctgaggcaggagaatggcgggaacccgggaggcggagcttgcagtgagccgagatcgcgctactgcactccagcctggtgacagagggagactgtgtctcaaaaactaaaaaataaaataagcaaataaaaacactgttcccctctcctctgcctttgggaAGGGGGCTCCGGGTGGGCAGCAGGTTTTGGTTTTCATCCCGTCTCCCCGGCTGGGATAGGGGCTGTGTTTTGCTACAAAAGCCACAGTCACCATCTGCCTCCTGAACCCACAGGGCACCACTCAGACCCTACCTGGGTGACGGGCCATTTCAGCACCGCAGGGCACGGACCCTACCTGGGTGAGACCATGTCAGCACCATGGGACGCGGACCGTACCTGGGTGACGGACAATGTCAGCACCGCGGGGCACAGACCCTACCTGGGTGACGGACCATTTCAGCACCGCGGGGCATGGACCCTACCTGGGTGACGGACAATGTCAGCACCGCGGGGCACGGACCCTACCTGGGTGACGGACAATGTCAGCACCGCGGGGCACGGACCCTACCTGGGTGACGGACGATGTCAGTACCGCGGGGCATGGACCCTACCTGGGTGACGGACGATGTCAGTACCGCGGGGCATGGACCCTACCTGGGTGATGGACGATGTCAGCACCGCGGGGCACAGACCCTACCTGGGTGACGGACATTCCAGCACCACGGGGCGCGGaccctacctgggtgacagacaatGTCAGCACCGCGGGGCACAGACCCTACCTGGGTGATGGACGATGTCAGCACCCCGGGGCGCGGACCCTACCTGGGTGACGGACATTCCAGCACCCCGGGGCGCGGACCCTACCTGGGTGACGGACATTCCAGCACCGCGGGGAGCAGACCCTACCTGGGTGATGGACGATGTCAGCACCCCGGGTCGCAGACCCTACCTGGGTGAGACCACGTCAGCACCACGGGGCGCGGACCCTACCTGGGTGACGGACAATGTCAGCACCGCGGAGCACGGACCCTACCTGGGTGACGGACGATGTCAGCACCGTGGGGCATGGACCCTACCTGGGTGACGGACGATGTCAGCACCACGGGGCGCAGACCCTACCTGGGTGAGACCACGTCAGCACCACGGGGCGCGGACCCTACCTGGGTGACGGACGATGTCAGCACCCCGGGGTGCGGACCCTACCTGGGTGATGGACCATTTCAGCACCACGGGGCGCGTGATGCAGGGGAAGGCCTTGttcagcagctgcagcagccgGGACTCCTCGTGCGAAATGGGGGACTTCTTGTTCAGGCAGTAGGTCATGGTGTCGTGGCTCCCTGAGAGCAAAGCACACGCAAACATGTCACCATCGGGCCCGTCCCTGCCACCTGCTGTGAGCCGCTCGGCCGCCCGCCTACAGCACAGGCACAGGCATGGCGGGAGGGGTGGACACCGTCCCCCAAAACTCACGTCCCCTGGAACCTGGGAACGGGACCTGTGTGGAAACCAGGCCTCTGCAGATATGAGGTTgaaatgagatcatcctggagtAGGGCAGGCCCCAAATCCAGTGACAGGTGTCCATctaagagacagaggaagagacacagacacagaggaggaggctacgtggagacagaggcagagactggagtgatgcggccacaagcccaggggatgcctggagcccccaggagctgggagaggcaggaaggatcccCACTCTAGAGCCTCAGGAAGGAACTGAACACAATTTAAATGACTTGAGTGGTGATCACCAAAAGAGCTGCTCAAGTCCTAACTCCCCCCAGTAACcagtttggaaatagggtctttacacATGCAATTGAGTGAAGGCTCCCAAAATGAAATCATCTTGGCTTTGTggtgggccctaaatgcaatGACAGGTGTCCTTAGGAGACACAGACCCAGGGGAGACCTCATGGAGACGGAGGCAGAGACCGGAGTGATGCGGCCACAAGCCCAGGGACGCCTGGAGCCCCCGGGAgctgagagagggag encodes:
- the PLCXD1 gene encoding PI-PLC X domain-containing protein 1 isoform X2; amino-acid sequence: MGGQVSTSSSFSNLRCRNANEDWMSALCPRLWDVPLHHLSIPGSHDTMTYCLNKKSPISHEESRLLQLLNKAFPCITRPVVLKWSITQVLDVTEQLDAGVRYLDLRIAHMLEGSEKNLHFVHMVYTTALVEDTLTEISEWLERHPREVVILACRNFEGLSEDLHEYLVACIKNIFGDMLCPRGELPTLRQLWSRGQQVIVSYEDESSLGRHCELWPGIPYWWGNTVKTEALIRYLETMKSCGRPGGLFVAGTNLTENLQYVLAHPSESLEKMTLPNLPRLSAWVREQRPGPGSRCTNVIAGDFIGADSFVGDVIALNQKLLWC
- the PLCXD1 gene encoding PI-PLC X domain-containing protein 1 isoform X1; the encoded protein is MTGTRHQAQVAQGSPPMGGQVSTSSSFSNLRCRNANEDWMSALCPRLWDVPLHHLSIPGSHDTMTYCLNKKSPISHEESRLLQLLNKAFPCITRPVVLKWSITQVLDVTEQLDAGVRYLDLRIAHMLEGSEKNLHFVHMVYTTALVEDTLTEISEWLERHPREVVILACRNFEGLSEDLHEYLVACIKNIFGDMLCPRGELPTLRQLWSRGQQVIVSYEDESSLGRHCELWPGIPYWWGNTVKTEALIRYLETMKSCGRPGGLFVAGTNLTENLQYVLAHPSESLEKMTLPNLPRLSAWVREQRPGPGSRCTNVIAGDFIGADSFVGDVIALNQKLLWC